A genome region from Penicillium psychrofluorescens genome assembly, chromosome: 3 includes the following:
- a CDS encoding uncharacterized protein (ID:PFLUO_004566-T1.cds;~source:funannotate), whose protein sequence is MSTDSGHGGQVIEYIQDRLYLASYDSPPNSRTPFPYQADQPKSASKRSVRPQPTTPSSKRRAPVYFTVDDTLLYNAFHADFGPLHIGHLYRFAVLFHEILGDPANSDRPVVFYSKTDARSRSNAACLVACYMVLIQSWPPHLALAPIAQADPPYMPFRDAGYSQADFILNIQDVVYGVWRAKEQSLCGLRDFNLEEYEKFERVDMGDFNWVSPQFLAFASPQHQPVAPVPMNTPEYDALPSTVSEVASSKLPLPFKNVLAHFSQRNVGLVVRLNSELYSPSYFTAMGITHIDMIFEDGTCPPLTLVRRFIKMAHEMITIKNKGIAVHCKAGLGRTGCLIGAYLIYRHGFTANEVIAFMRFMRPGMVVGPQQHWLHLNQGAFREWWFEDTMREKLALSTPVTPARLSPKKRPSNGPVSTPPNNSHAKRAALGEIDHNEGAATHSEDNLPAPTPGQPRKAHRKDSRHHPYSRTASGSLAVESETSKSGEPRSHRSQRTSNESSESEEEAQLRMLAKRSSRSPVASSTSRSISYSATVTASYTLTDGIHEDRENWVDNASPKTPASRKSAGGPISVSKVRSSPRRATDSKSESRGVRKASGRIGSTSSPARPVRPVQ, encoded by the exons ATGTCGACCGATTCGGGCCATGGTGGCCAGGTGATCGAGTACATTCAAG ACCGCCTGTACCTCGCATCCTACGATTCACCCCCAAACTCGAGGACTCCATTCCCTTATCAAGCAGACCAGCCGAAATCCGCTAGTAAACGCTCTGTCCGTCCGCAGCCCACCACACCGAGCAGCAAGCGCCGCGCCCCCGTGTATTTCACGGTTGACGACACTCTCCTCTACAACGCCTTTCACGCGGACTTTGGTCCTCTCCACATCGGTCACCTGTATCGATTTGCTGTCCTCTTCCATGAAATTCTTGGAGACCCGGCGAACAGCGATCGGCCCGTGGTCTTCTACAGCAAGACCGATGCACGCAGCCGTTCAAATGCCGCCTGCCTCGTGGCATGCTACATGGTTCTTATCCAATCTTGGCCGCCCCACCTCGCTCTGGCGCCCATCGCTCAGGCGGATCCCCCTTACATGCCCTTCCGCGATGCTGGATACAGCCAAGCGGACTTTATTCTGAACATCCAAGATGTCGTATACGGCGTGTGGCGGGCCAAGGAACAGTCCCTCTGCGGACTTCGCGACTTCAACTTGGAAGA GTACGAAAAATTTGAGAGAGTCGACATGGGCGACTTCAATTGGGTCTCTCCCCAATTTCTGGCTTTCGCATCCCCCCAACACCAACCTGTTGCCCCGGTCCCCATGAATACCCCAGAGTATGATGCTTTGCCCTCGACGGTATCCGAGGTTGCTTCTTCCAAGCTTCCGCTGCCCTTTAAGAATGTGCTGGCACACTTTTCCCAGCGAAACGTCGGTCTCGTGGTGCGATTAAATTCAGAGCTCTACTCCCCGTCCTATTTCACGGCTATGGGTATCACGCATATCGACATGATTTTCGAGGACGGCACCTGCCCCCCGCTCACGCTCGTTCGCCGATTCATCAAGATGGCCCACGAGATGATCACCATCAAAAACAAAGGCATTGCCGTGCATTGCAAGGCAGGCTTGGGGCGCACAGGATGCTTGATTGGCGCGTATCTCATCTACCGCCATGGCTTCACTGCGAATGAAGTCATTGCCTTCATGAGATTCATGCGTCCGGGTATGGTCGTTGGTCCTCAGCAGCACTGGCTGCACCTCAACCAGGGTGCTTTCCGCGAGTGGTGGTTCGAAGACACCATGCGGGAGAAGCTTGCACTGTCTACTCCGGTGACGCCAGCGCGCCTTTCTCCCAAGAAACGCCCCAGCAACGGCCCGGTGTCTACACCTCCTAACAACAGTCATGCTAAACGAGCCGCGCTGGGAGAGATTGATCACAATGAAGGGGCTGCTACACACAGCGAGGACAACCTTCCAGCACCAACTCCTGGCCAGCCTCGCAAGGCTCATCGCAAGGACTCGCGGCATCATCCATACTCTCGGACCGCGTCCGGCTCCCTTGCCGTGGAGAGTGAGACGAGCAAGTCGGGGGAGCCACGCAGCCACCGGAGCCAGCGTACGAGCAATGAGAGCAGTGAgagtgaggaggaggctCAGCTTCGCATGCTTGCCAAGCGGTCATCACGGTCCCCCGTcgcatcctcgacctcaCGATCGATCAGCTACTCCGCAACCGTCACAGCCAGTTATACATTAACTGATGGCATCCATGAAGATCGAGAAAATTGGGTTGACAATGCCTCACCCAAGACCCCAGCCAGCCGGAAGAGTGCTGGAGGACCGATCTCGGTCAGCAAAGTGCGCTCCAGCCCTCGCCGGGCAACCGACAGTAAGAGCGAATCCCGCGGAGTTCGCAAAGCAAGTGGCCGCATCGGTAGCACATCCAGTCCCGCCCGACCCGTTCGACCAGTCCAGTAG
- a CDS encoding uncharacterized protein (ID:PFLUO_004569-T1.cds;~source:funannotate): protein MLGRTWAPAARSVRQQARFKARSVNSRFQSTASNASSTGSNSALIGGAAGGAVTFLAGYTWYHFSGAKTLVNANNQTQAYIKQTKQTIAQKAPGPDEAFHWLRDTIKSYAGLIPGARGYIDTAFDDLEKIRNDHEKEFDEVVRDAYNELSDLSKKEGFNTASASKSVQILQKYFSRLFELAGDAAENILDNHPQLKEKVGGSYDQLKQMGDTYGPQAKEEVNQAWEQISNIIKRGATADSAEEIKNLIQDKKNKLQKFGDQAWQKGHEEFQEYLDKNPKLKQLIDENADTLKKGNFKDLWGLVKDSASSGKTENVEKYVKEKVEEAKSSDLSGLDKWLKMVPGGSTMIPQLQSLQTIAQKKGPEAENVLKETLEELQSVLEKRKNQVEKIAEEGKQEKKQSE, encoded by the coding sequence ATGCTCGGACGAACTTGGGCACCTGCTGCGCGGTCTGTCAGACAGCAAGCTCGATTTAAAGCCCGTTCCGTCAACTCTCGCTTCCAATCCACCGCATCCAATGCATCCTCTACTGGTAGCAATTCTGCATTGATTGGTGGAGCTGCTGGGGGAGCTGTGACCTTTCTTGCCGGATACACCTGGTACCACTTCTCCGGAGCCAAGACGCTCGTAAACGCCAACAATCAGACGCAAGCCTACATCAAACAAACCAAACAAACAATTGCACAGAAGGCACCTGGACCAGATGAGGCGTTCCACTGGTTGAGAGATACGATCAAAAGCTATGCTGGGCTCATCCCCGGTGCTCGCGGCTACATTGACACTGCATTCGACGACCTCGAAAAGATCCGGAATGATCATGAAAAAGAATTCGACGAGGTGGTCAGGGACGCATATAATGAGCTTAGTGATCtctcgaagaaggaaggattCAATACCGCTTCCGCATCCAAGTCGGTGCAAATCCTGCAAAAGTATTTCAGTCGTCTATTCGAACTGGCTGGCGACGCCGCAGAGAATATTCTGGACAACCATCCTCAGCTGAAGGAAAAGGTCGGTGGTAGCTACGACCAACTGAAGCAGATGGGTGATACCTATGGCCCCCAagcgaaggaggaggtgaaCCAGGCTTGGGAACAAATCTCCAACATTATAAAGCGTGGCGCTACCGCCGATTCAGCagaggagatcaagaacctgatccaagacaagaagaacaagctTCAAAAATTTGGCGACCAGGCGTGGCAGAAGGGCCACGAGGAGTTCCAGGAATATCTCGACAAAAACCCCAAGCTCAAGCAATTAATCGATGAGAACGCCGATACCTTGAAGAAAGGAAATTTCAAGGACTTATGGGGCCTTGTCAAGGACAGCGCGTCTTCCGGAAAGACAGAGAACGTGGAGAAGTACgtcaaggagaaggtcgaggaagCGAAGAGCAGCGATTTGAGCGGTCTGGACAAGTGGCTAAAGATGGTACCGGGCGGTTCCACCATGATTCCCCAATTACAGTCGCTACAGACAATTGCTCAGAAGAAGGGTCCCGAGGCAGAAAATGTCCTCAAGGAGACCCTTGAGGAACTCCAAAGTGTGTtggaaaagaggaagaaccaggtggagaagatcgccgaggaaggaaagcaggagaagaagcagagcGAATGA
- a CDS encoding uncharacterized protein (ID:PFLUO_004567-T1.cds;~source:funannotate) produces the protein MRFFATLALAGAASAAVIPNVGNLQGTATGAVSGAEGAASGAVQGVEGAVGGVEGAATGLLAPLSQTVEGATGPLLSEVEGSVGNVAPVKRTFGNQLEYPVQEVPNEVTSLTGADGLTKTVEGTVDEVVGTVENTAGSTVGSTVGSTVGGVSNGLPVKREDPVADLTGVTGSTGSVAAGVTAPIEQTVGGAVGSVESVVPEVVDTATGAASGATGAVSGAVPSLPKRQLGGLTSTLEGTLTETLGGLTSGNVDGLVGALTNLQHAINIGSLTQGDLASLPGPVQEVVSLLQI, from the exons ATGAGATTCTTCGCTACTCTTGCTCTGGCTGgcgccgcctccgccgccgtcatTCCCAATGTGGGCAACCTCCAGGGCACTGCCACTGGTGCCGTCAGCGGCGCTGAGGGTGCTGCGAGCGGTGCTGTCCAGggcgtcgagggcgccgTTGGCGGAGTTGAGGGTGCCGCCACCGGTCTTCTTGCTCCTCTGAGCCAAACCGTTGAGGGGGCCACTGGCCCGCTCCTCAGCGAGGTCGAGGGCTCCGTCGGCAATGTCGCTCCCGTCAAGCGCACCTTCGGTAATCAGCTCGAGTACCCTGTTCAGGAAGTGCCCAACGAGGTGACATCGCTCACCGGTGCTGACGGTCTCACCAAGACCGTTGAGGGTACTGTCGACGAAGTCGTTGGCACTGTTGAGAACACCGCCGGGAGTACCGTTGGAAGCACTGTTGGAAGTACCGTTGGTGGTGTCAGCA ATGGTCTTCCCGTCAAGCGCGAGGATCCCGTCGCCGACCTGACCGGTGTGACCGGCTCGACTGGCAgcgttgctgctggtgttACTGCTCCCATTGAACAGACTGtcggtggtgctgttggCTCCGTTGAGTCCGTTGTTCCTGAGGTCGTTGACA CTGCCACCGGCGCTGCCAGTGGTGCCACCGGCGCTGTCTCTGGCGCTGTTCCCAGCCTCCCCAagcgccagctcggcggcctcACCAGCACTCTGGAGGGGACCTTGACTGAGACCCTGGGTGGTCTGACCAGCGGCAACgtcgatggcctcgtcggTGCCCTGACCAACCTTCAGCACGCGATCAACATTGGCTCGCTCACCCAGGGTGACCTCGCCAGCCTTCCTGGCCCCGTCCAGGAGGTTGTCTCTCTGCTGCAGATCTAA
- a CDS encoding uncharacterized protein (ID:PFLUO_004564-T1.cds;~source:funannotate) yields MRKVQSFFSRLLRYHETPESRPDVTELVTINKPESLRSKRPPQIFEDVTLVVGERSLNDGDTEINGVKPQKPRWAIGVGLCAKASALVLLLSVLFVAIAAGLAREYPENGGFSSSAIFYEGSCTLTHRWTIALQLLINILSTGLLAASNYCMQSLGAPTRQVIDEHHGRGRWLDIGCMSFRNLRAMRRDRFLLWVVLLVTATPLHLLYNSMIFQSVGVNDYSVVVAPQDLAAHNIATLTTPALEACFGSEAYIPGRIDWHALVSNVTSGNYERLTLEQCADFMKGANRAGTKSILALADGLFVDQGGDATILETDWWGGGLDGGTGSGWSVEDQVFAWHFAGEDIVLGLSGRDGIQYYDGHNFTKDECIHHISSPGNIAACSNATNLLQWVQEMDSTPSVQTVDKYMSSHEISNITVHLAEVCEPSIGRRTYSIQGCLAVKTAERCQLLYSPPLAIVIVLTTLAKVMTMFLSARIISSQTKPLLVVGDAVASFMLKPDPTTKGKCWLSSANIRRENWSEPEAATSKRLPPRKFWMQASSIPRWVAALGFGLMSILAGAALLEVSIKYAAGSNSLWLQPSEFRKWWTSGFNTSYSSEYLIGFWQLSTLNSLVVANTPQLILTLSYYFYNGVLTNMLAAAEYSSYAVHRRPLRVTFPARNSGQQSTYWLSIPHTYNIPVVLAYMLLHWMVSQSLYYEQTVPYDLSDRPDSYLEISSLGVQAVSNSDALGE; encoded by the exons ATGAGAAAAGTCCAGTCCTTCTTTTCACGCCTACTACGATACCATGAAACCCCTGAGAGTCGGCCAGACGTGACCGAGCTCGTTACGATAAATAAGCCTGAATCTCTCCGTTCGAAAAGACCACCACAGATCTTCGAAGATGTTACTTTGGTGGTAGGGGAGCGATCTTTGAATGACGGAGACACTGAAATAAATGGAGTCAAACCACAAAAGCCGCGCTGGGCCATCGGCGTCGGCCTCTGCGCGAAGGCCTCAGctctggtgctgctgctcagtGTGCTTttcgtcgccatcgctgcCGGATTGGCCAGGGAATACCCAGAAAATGGCGGATTCTCAAGCTCAGCAATCTTCTATGAGGGAAGTTGCACGTTGACCCACCGATGGACGATCGCGCTTCAATTGctcatcaacatcctcaGCACGGGGCTCCTGGCCGCTAGCAATTACTGCATGCAGTCACTGGGTGCCCCAACCCGCCAAGTGATTGACGAGCACCATGGGCGAGGCCGATGGCTCGATATCGGCTGTATGAGCTTTAGGAATTTGCGTGCGATGCGACGAGATCGGTTCTTGCTCTGGGTAGTATTGCTGGTAACGGCGACGCCTCTTCATTTACTCTACAATTCAATGATTTTTCAGTCTGTGGGTGTCAACGATTACAGCGTTGTTGTTGCGCCGCAAGACCTAGCCGCGCACAATATAGCTACTCTCACCACTCCGGCTCTGGAAGCGTGTTTCGGTTCTGAAGCCTATATCCCCGGAAGAATTGACTGGCATGCCCTCGTTTCCAATGTTACATCTGGGAACTATGAGCGGCTGACCCTCGAGCAATGCGCGGATTTTATGAAAGGTGCGAATCGGGCAGGAACAAAATCGATTCTTGCGCTTGCGGACGGCTTGTTCGTGGACCAAGGTGGCGACGCGACTATCCTCGAGACAGACTGGTGGGGTGGTGGGCTCGATGGGGGTACCGGTTCTGGCTGGAGTGTCGAGGATCAAGTATTTGCCTGGCATTTTGCAGGCGAGGACATTGTGCTTGGTCTTTCTGGACGTGATGGGATACAGTATTATGACGGGCACAATTTCACGAAGGACGAATGCATCCACCATATTTCTTCTCCTGGGAATATTGCGGCTTGCTCGAATGCCACGAACCTACTCCAATGGGTACAGGAGATGGATTCGACGCCCAGCGTGCAAACGGTGGACAAGTATATGAGCTCGCACGAGATATCGAACATCACAGTCCACCTGGCCGAGGTGTGCGAGCCAAGTATCGGGCGGCGAACGTATAGTATCCAGGGATGTCTCGCAGTCAAAACCGCGGAACGATGCCAGCTGCTCTATAGCCCACCTCTCGCAATTGTTATTGTCCTCACCACACTGGCAAAAGTGATGACGATGTTTCTATCGGCACGAATCATCAGCTCTCAAACAAAACCTCTTCTAGTCGTCGGCGATGCCGTGGCATCATTCATGCTCAAACCTGATCCCACCACCAAGGGCAAATGCTGGCTCTCCAGTGCCAACATTCGCCGCGAGAACTGGAGCGAACCCGAAGCAGCCACCTCCAAGCGCCTCCCACCACGCAAATTCTGGATGCAGGCATCCAGCATCCCTCGCTGGGTCGCAGCTCTGGGGTTCGGTCTAATGAGTATCCTGGCCGGAGCCGCCCTCCTTGAGGTATCCATCAAGTACGCAGCTGGCAGCAACAGTTTATGGCTTCAACCGAGCGAATTCCGCAAATGGTGGACATCGGGCTTCAACACTTCCTATAGCTCCGAATACCTGATTGGTTTTTGGCAGTTGTCCACGCTGAACTCCCTAGTGGTGGCCAACACCCCACAACTCATCCTCACACTAAGTTACTATTTCTACAACGGCGTGTTGACCAACATGCTCGCCGCCGCAGAGTACAGCAGCTACGCTGTCCATCGACGCCCACTCCGAGTGACATTCCCTGCCCGCAACAGTGGACAGCAGTCTACTTATTGGCTTAGCATCCCGCACACATATAACATCCCAGTGGTGCTGGCATACATGCTTCTGCACTGGATGGTCTCGCAGAGCCTTTATTATGAGCAGACGGTTCCGTACGATCTATCCGATCGACCAGACAGTTACCTCGAGATCAGCTCGCTCGG GGTGCAGGCGGTTTCGAACTCAGATGCCCTTGGCGAGTAG
- a CDS encoding uncharacterized protein (ID:PFLUO_004565-T1.cds;~source:funannotate): MASFRVVEHVLPGQHIREYHHSIKGRQEAKLQLAIKQYIPLDQPHPIPDNAVTIIGMHGNGSVKEMLEPLWDDLYAHLKEQSVPLRGIWIADVSNQGASGVLNEDVQGDTTSWYDHSRDVLHMVNHFRDEMPRPLIGVAHSIGCAVMGPNPAKYPALRKDLWDSREKAESALRRGLSKWDTRVSERFLRHGLRAVPTPLYNKQTHPDLSENAVTLTTSKHHESWGYTTPSTEPESAGLDRFLLPDWDVEEERPYAFSRPECFSSMRNLPFVRPSVFWVFGEDSYVTSRKAEDAKMRVTGTGPGGSGGAAKGMVEKALLEKGGHNLVFEQVDWSARVGADWIGRWFRGWVADEEFWGTYQSKRSDAEMLRMSDAAFKVSKMLGGTGRIKGKL; this comes from the exons ATGGCATCCTTTCGGGTCGTGGAACATGTTCTGCCCGGCCAGCACATCCGCGAATATCATCACAGCATTAAGGGCCGCCAAGAAgccaagctccagctggcgATCAAGCAATACATCCCGCTCGACCAGCCGCACCCCATCCCCGACAATGCAGTCACCATTATCGGAATGCACGGCAATGGCTCTGTCAAG GAAATGCTAGAGCCCCTGTGGGACGATCTATACGCGCATCTCAAAGAACAGTCTGTGCCCTTGCGCGGGATATGGATTGCCGATGTATCGAACCAAGGTGCCAGCGGAGTTTTGAATGAGGATGTCCAGGGCGATACCA cgAGCTGGTATGACCACTCACGCGACGTCCTGCACATGGTCAATCACTTTCGCGACGAGATGCCCCGGCCCCTCATCGGGGTAGCGCACAGCATAGGATGCGCCGTAAT GGGACCCAACCCAGCGAAGTATCCCGCTCTCCGCAAAGACCTCTGGGACTCTCGCGAAAAAGCCGAGTCCGCGCTTCGCCGCGGCTTGAGCAAATGGGATACCCGGGTCTCGGAGCGCTTTCTACGCCACGGCCTGCGAGCTGTTCCTACACCGCTGTACAACAAACAGACACATCCAGATCTGTCCGAAAATGCCGTGACTCTGACTACAAGCAAACACCATGAATCATGGGGCTACACGACCCCCAGCACGGAGCCCGAGTCCGCGGGTCTAGACCGATTTTTGCTGCCAGACTGggatgtcgaggaggaaCGCCCATATGCGTTCTCACGACCGGAGTGCTTTTCCTCGATGCGAAATCTGCCTTTCGTGCGCCCGAGTGTTTTTTGGGTCTTCGGGGAGGATAGCTATGTCACTTCGCGGAAGGCGGAAGATGCTAAGATGCGAGTGACGGGCACTGGGCCGggaggcagcggtggtgcTGCGAAGGGTATGGTGGAGAAAGCTTTGCTAGAGAAGGGAGGACATAATTTGGTTTTCGAGCAGGTGGACTGGAGCGCTCGAGTGGGAGCTGATTGGATTGGGCGCTGGTTCCGGGGGTGGGTGGCTGATGAGGAATTCTGGGGCACGTATCAGAGTAAGAGGTCCGATGCTGAGATGCTTAGGATGTCGGATGCGGCGTTTAAGGTGTCGAAGATGCTGGGTGGTACTGGCAGGATCAAGGGGAAGTTGTAA
- a CDS encoding uncharacterized protein (ID:PFLUO_004568-T1.cds;~source:funannotate) — protein MAPTQPSDAEFPCSLTISLPFPTHRLASSAQRALEVDAELSHFVRRSFTLTAPPADQPQEKKQKQDPEEAKTMLKTTYRATTNRMLRVAVNGFMESLGVVLGVMAELDVDVLKAEAEIEG, from the exons ATGGCACCCACACAACCATCCGACGCCGAGTTCCCCTGCTCATT AACGATatccctccccttcccaaCCCACCGCCTCGCCTCCTCCGCTCAGCGCGCCCTTGAAGTCGACGCCGAACTGTCCCATTTTGTGCGCCGCAGCTTCACCCTCACAGCCCCACCCGCCGACCAGCcgcaggagaagaaacagaagcagGATCCTGAGGAGGCGAAGACGATGCTAAAGACTACGTACCGCGCTACGACGAATCGCATGCTGCGTGTCGCGGTCAATGGGTTTATGGAGAGTTTGGGGGTTGTGCTTGGGGTGATGGCTGAGTTGGATGTTGATGTCCTAAAGGCTGAGGCGGAGATTGAGGGGTGA
- a CDS encoding uncharacterized protein (ID:PFLUO_004563-T1.cds;~source:funannotate) → MSESEQESFGKKHMAIVLGIGLGVVLLTIFVNRRDRQAFLRHRKDPSERLRSLDAVSPTSTLEQWWSATKGKLGLSEAVDGQFVCAVCLEQVNRSQEIRELQCMHVFHRECLEKWFLGDHFNCPLCHRAYFVSDAPPRNDFVWMV, encoded by the exons ATGTCGGAATCGGAGCAGGAGAGCTTCGGCAAGAAACACATGGCCATCGTGCTGGGCATCGGGCTAGGTGTGGTATT ATTAACCATCTTCGTCAACCGCCGCGACCGCCAGGCCTTCCTGCGTCATCGAAAAGACCCCAGCGAGCGACTGCGCAGTTTGGATGCTGTGTCACCGACTAGCACACTTGAGCAATGGTGGTCTGCCACCAAAGGAAAGCTAGGACTGTCTGAAGCGGTGGACGGGCAGTTTGTCTG TGCCGTATGTCTTGAGCAGGTGAACCGCTCACAGGAGATCCGGGAGTTGCAATGTATGCATGTGTTCCATCGCGAGTGTCTGGAGAAATGGTTTCTAGGCGACCACTTCAATTGCCCGTTGTGTCATCGGGCGTACTTTGTGTCAGATGCACCACCACGTAATGACTTTGTATGGATGGTATGA